In Kryptolebias marmoratus isolate JLee-2015 linkage group LG4, ASM164957v2, whole genome shotgun sequence, the following proteins share a genomic window:
- the LOC108229172 gene encoding N-acetyllactosaminide alpha-1,3-galactosyltransferase-like: protein MFDSHHYDQMHRVKGSSVALTVFAVGSYMEVYLETFLKSSEHYFMLGLPVSYYVFTDTPEKVPNIELGPQRRLKVIKVEKYTRWQDISMMRMKIISDTIESDIRHRCTHVFCFDVDQVFTWRFGPEALGDSVALLHSYYYRLPKKLFTYDRNPKSKAYMETGDFYYHAAVFGGTWKSVKALTDACYKGIMEDKENNVEALWHDESHLNKYFWLHKPSRILSPEYCWDTIIGYRRDIKVFRLIWAPKHYITLRTS, encoded by the exons ATGTTTGACTCTCATCATTACGACCAGATGCACAGAGTCAAAGGATCCTCTGTTGCTTTGACTGTGTTTGCAGTAGGCAG CTATATGGAAGTCTACCTTGAGACCTTCCTGAAGTCATCAGAGCACTACTTCATGTTGGGTCTGCCTGTGTCATACTATGTGTTTACGGACACGCCTGAGAAAGTGCCAAACATCGAGCTCGGCCCACAGCGAAGACTAAAAGTAAtcaaagtggaaaaatacaCCAGGTGGCAGGACATCTCTATGATGCGAATGAAGATCATATCAGATACCATAGAGTCAGATATTCGCCACCGTTGCACGCACGTCTTCTGTTTTGATGTCGATCAGGTGTTTACCTGGAGATTTGGCCCCGAGGCTCTGGGAGATTCTGTCGCTCTGCTTCACTCTTACTATTATCGCCTTCCAAAGAAGCTGTTCACCTACGACCGCAACCCAAAGTCCAAGGCGTACATGGAAACTGGAGATTTTTACTATCATGCTGCCGTGTTTGGAGGCACCTGGAAGAGCGTGAAGGCCTTGACTGACGCCTGCTACAAAGGCATCATGGAggacaaagaaaataatgtggAGGCTCTGTGGCATGATGAGAGTCatctaaacaaatatttttggcTCCACAAACCCAGCAGGATTCTTTCCCCAGAGTACTGCTGGGACACTATTATCGGATACAGACGTGACATAAAGGTCTTCAGACTGATATGGGCGCCGAAACACTACATTACACTGCGCACATCCTAG